Below is a genomic region from Zea mays cultivar B73 chromosome 9, Zm-B73-REFERENCE-NAM-5.0, whole genome shotgun sequence.
acttctaacttagcatttaaatcattgttaacaccttgtaaagtagaaatggtttcatgacaagtagatagttcataagaaagcatttcatttctttttacttctaaagcatatgatttttgtgcctctacaaatttatcatgttcatcatacaataaatcctcctgcttttctaaaagcctatccttttcattcaatgcatcaatcaattcattgattttatctatcttagatctatctaagcccttgaacaagcatgaataatctatgtcatcatcactagactcactatcactagaagaagcataagtggagtcttgagtacttaccttcttctcccttgccataagacatgtgagacgctcgttggggaagagagccgatttgttgaaggcagtggcggcgagtccttcgttgtcggagtcggaggaggagcaatccgagtcccattcctttcctagatgcgcctcgccctttgccttcttgtattgcttcttcttttctcttttgttccccttttcctggtcactttcattatcgggacagttagcgataaaatgaccaagcttaccgcatttgaagcatgagcgcttccccttggtcttggtcttgcttggctgccccttgcgaccatttagcgccgtcttgaatctcttgatgatgagagccatctcttcatcgttgagtccggccgcctcaatttgtgccaccttgctaggtagcgcctccttgcttcgtgttgccttgagagcgagaggttgcggctcgttgatcggaccattcaaggcgtcgtccacatatctcgcctccttgatcatcattcgcccgctaacaaatttcccaagaacttcttcgggcgacatcttggtgtacctgggattttcacgtatattgttcaccaagtgaggatcaagaacggtaaatgaccttagcattaggcggacgacgtcgtggtccgtccatcgcgtgctcccgtagcttcttatcttgttgataagggtcttgagccgattgtatgtttgcgttggctcctcgccccttatcattgcgaaccgtccaagctcgccctccaccaactccatcttggtgagtaaggtgacgtcgttcccctcatgagaaatcttgagggtgtcccagatttgcttggcgttatccaagccgctcaccttatggtattcattcctgcacaaggaagctagaagaacagtagtagcttgtgcattcttatgaatttgttcattaatgaacatgggactatccgaactatcaaaatgcattccactctctacaatctcccatatactaggatggagagagaataggtgactacgcattttgtggctccaaaatccgtagtcctctccatcaaagtgtgggggcttgccgagtggaatggaaagcaaatgtgaatttgaactatgcggaatacgagagtagtcaaaagaaaagttagaattaaccggtttcctttgtttgtcgtagtcgtcgtccttttgggaagaagaggactcatcgctgtcgtagtagacgatctccttgatgcgtcttgtcttcttcttcttcccatctcttcgcttgtggcccgagcccgagtcattggacttgtcatcccttggctcgttgacgaaggattccttctctttgtcgttgatcactatacccttccccttaggatccatctcttcgggcggttagtccctttgtgaagagaacggctctgataccaattgagagcacctagagggggggggggggtgaataggtgatcctgtaaaaacttcaaacttaagccacaaaaacttgttaagtgttagcacgattattgccaagtggctaaggtgaagtctcaacaatctcaacaaaacacagtaccacaagagaatcaaacacagagtgacacagtggttttatcccgtggttcggccaagaccaacgcttgcctactccatgttgtggcgtcccaacggacgagggttgcaatcaacccctctcaagcggtccaaagacccacttgaataccacggtgttttgttttcctttcactatcccgtttgcaaggaatctccacaaattggagtctcttgcccttacaagtatatgatcacaaatgaaacacagagtaagggagggaagcaacacacacaaatccacagcaaaagcgcacacacacggccaagaatcgagctcacaagactatctcagagttctcacttagaacagagctcgaatcacttagaaacacaaacgaatgcgcagagacttagtgtggatgatcaagaatgctcaaaggttgcttgtgtgtctcctccatgcgcctaggggctccttttatagccccaaggcagctaggagccgttgagagcaaatccggaaggccatccttgccttgtgtcgtcgggggcaccggacagtccggtgcacactggacactgtccggtgcccgatttgtttccttaaacggcgaagacgaccgttgcagaccgttggcagatctggcgctgttggcgcaccggacatgtccggtgcacaccggacagtccggtgccgtcttccgaccgttggctcggccacgtgtcccgcgcggattgcgcggccgaccgttggccctggccgaccgttggctcaccggacagtccggtgcacaccggacagtccggtgaattttagccgtacgccgccggccactttcccgagagcggccagttcgagtcgcgccagcctggcgcaccggacactgtccggtgcacaccggacagtccggtgctccagaccgagctgggtcttggcagcacacagccaagtcccttctccttttctctattcttcttctttctgtttctaacacttagacaaatatattagtacttaaaaccaatgtactaaggcttagaaacatacctttacttcatgattttcaccttgtttatccatgtacataaattcacatttaggcccttgtgtttgcactcaatcaccaaaatacttagaaatggcccaagggcacatttccctttcaaacctgcaaggcaaatttaggcttgggtcttaggtacccaactcatgttgggtcctacaaggttagtgcaaatatccttagggacccaaatgcaagttttgtctcccttgcattttgcccctaacttcctagcaacaattttcttatcctttctacaaatagcaaaggaagcatttaaagcataataaattgtggaaggttcatttgctattttcctaggagcatgaataacattccttctaggcacatgatgaatagcatttcttttaggaacaacatttctcctagtaacatttctatcatacacataagaggaactaggagcaaacatggtatgagaatcataaacatatgaatcataagcatcatgacttacatttctagtttgtcttctatcatgatacaaaaatgcatggttccttttagcactagtagccataggggccttccctttctccttggcgggaatgggagccttatggcttgttaagttcttagcttctctcttgaagccaagtccatccttaattgaggggtgtctaccaattgtgtaggcatcccttgcaaattttagcttatcgaaatcattcttgctagtcttaagttgagcattaagactagccagttcatcattaagcttggaaattgaaactaggtgttcactacaagcattaatgtcaaagtctttacacctagtacaaatttcaacatgttctacacaagaattggatttgtttgctacttctaatttagcatttaaatcattgttgacacctttcaaagtagaaatggtttcatgacaagtagatagttcaaaagaaagcatttcatttctcttaacttctaaagcataggatttttgtgcctcaacaaatttatcatgctcttcatacaacaaatcctcttgcttttctaaaagtatattcttttcattcaaggcatcaattaattcattaattttgtctatcttagatctatctaagcccttgaacaaacatgaataatctacttcatcctcatcactagattcgtcctcacttgaagaagcataggtagagttgcgagtacataccttcttctctcttgccataaggcatgtgtgacgctcgttggggaagagggttgatttgttgaaggcggtggcggcgagtccttcattgtcggagtcggacgaggagcaatccgagtcccactccttgcctagatgcgcctcgccctttgccttcttgtaatgcttcttcttttccctcttgttccccttttcctggtcactatcattatcaggacagttagcaataaaatgaccaagcttaccgcatttgaagcatgatcgcttccccttggtcttagtcttgctcggctgtccattgcgaccctttagcaccgtcttgaatctcttgataatgagggccatttcttcttcattaagaccggccgcctcaatttgcgccaccttgctgggtagcgcctccttgttccctgtggctttgagagcaaaaggttgcggctcgttgatcggtccattcaaggcgtcgtccacataccttgcctccttgatcatcattcgcccgcttacaaattttccaagaatttcttcgggcgacattttggtgtacctgggattctcacgaatattattcaccaaatgaggatcaagaacagtaaaggaccttagcattaggcggacgacgtcgtggtccgtccatcgcgtgcttccatagctccttatcttgttgacaagggtcttgagccggttgtatgtttgagttggctcctcgccccttatcatcgcgaaccgtccaagctcgccctccaccaactccattttggtgagcaaggtagcgtcatttccctcatgagagatcttgagggtatcccagatttgcttggcgttatccaagccactcactttattatattcatccctgcacaatgaggctagaagaacagtagtagcttgtgcattcttatggatttgctcattaatgaatataggactatccgaactattaaagtgcattccactatctacaatctcccatatgctaggatggagagagaataggtgactacgcattttgtggctccaaaatccgtagtcctccccatcaaagtgtgggggcttgccgagtggaatagaaagcaaatgtgaatttgaactttgcggaatacgagagtagtcaaaagaaaagttagaattaaccggtttcctttgtctgtcgtggtcgtcgtccttttgggaagaagaggactcatcgctgtcatagtagacgatctccttgatgcgtcttgtcttcttcttcttcccatctcttcgcttgtggcccgagcccgagtcattggacttgtcatcccttggctcgttgacgaaggactccttctccttgtcgttgatcacaattcccttccccttaggatccatctcttcgggaggttagtccctttcttgaagagaacggctctgataccaattgagagcacctagaggggggggtgaataggtgatcctgtaaaagttcaaaacttgagccacaaaaacttgttaagggttagcataagtatggccaagtggctagagagaactcaaaacacgataaccacaagaaagcaatcacagagttgacacggtggttatcccgtggttcggccaagtacaaaacttgcctactccacgttgtggcgtcccaacggacgagagttgcactcaactcctctcaagtgatccaatgatcaacttgaataccacggtgtttttctttcctttgatcttttcccgtttgcgaggaatctccacaacttggagtctctcgcccttacaattgagttcacaaagaatacggagtaaggtgggaatgagcaacgcacacaagactcgaaaatcagagcaacaacacgcacacaagtcgcaacaagagctcgcaacgcaacacaaagagttcacaactccacaagagctctatatgctatcacaatgaaacgaatgcgtgagattgatgtcttggtgcttagaagagttgtaggaatgcttggtgttctcctccatgcgccaaggggtcccatttatagccccaaggcagctaggagccgttgggaacaaatctggaaggccatctttgccttctgtctcgtggcgcaccggacagtccggtgcacaccggacactgtccggtgcccgatttctttccttaacaggcgcagccgaccgttgccgaccactgcagatctggcgcaccggacagtccggtgcacaccggacagtccggtgctcccttccgaccgttggctcggccacgtgtcgcgcgccgatcgcgcggccgaccgttggcccggccgaccgttggctcaccggacagtccggtgcacaccggacagtccggtgaattttagccgaagtcgccggagaaaaacccgagagcggctggtttgcgctgcgctgatctggcgcaccggacactgtccggtgcacaccggacagtccggtgccccagcccgaagcagcctttggctgtacacagccactctccacttcttttcttttcttctttctcctgtttctaacacttagacaagatgttagtacacagaactaatgtactaaggcttagaaacatacctttacttgtgatttacactttgttcatccatgagcatattttcacatttaggcccttgtgtttgcactcaatcaccaaaatacttagaaatggcccaagggcacatttccctttcagtatgccaccggacagtccgatgcacacgcaGACATGGAAGGctaggagcttccaaatgaagctccaacggctcctaggccccttgggactataaaaggaccccctagaTATCATGGAACCAATAATTCTAAGAGCACACTACAACCCCGAGACTCCGCGACCATGCTGTTTGAAGTGTTTAAGAGATTTGAGCGCGTTTCTGAGCTGTAACTCTTTCGTTCTTGATCTTGCGCTCTTTTCttcgcttgtgtgcgtgttgttgttgcGATTGTGTTCTTGTGTGCGTGTTCTTGCTCCTCCCTTACAACGGTTTTGATATTGGTcacttgtgtaaggcgtgagagactccaatttatgGAGATTTCTCACAAACGagattgatataaggaagaataccgtgacactcaagtttgatctttggatcacttgagaggggttgagtgcaacccttgactgaaggaggtcaccacatggAGTAGGCTTTGGCTGAACCACGAGAAAAATCATTGTGTCTCTTGTCCATTTACTTTACTGCGATTTCTGTCATCCTTGAGCATAAGATTCACTTACATATTGCTCCTAGTTTAATACACATCTCAagtgagcaatcaagtgaagagtcttTCTTTATGTCCTCTTTTTTTCTTAACTTGGTTTTTAGTCTCTCTAAACCGTaaattagaccaagtttgtgttgctTTAATcaagttttgcaggatcacctattcacccccctctaggtactctcagTTGGGAAACCCTAACCATTCACTCCTCCCCCCCGGTCGCAACACACGgtcaacacacacacacactctctctctGTGTGCTCTGTTGTTCCTATTTCTATTCATCACTCTTCGTTCTTGCGCATCCTACCTCCCCATCGCCCTTTTCTTTAACCCGACGATGGTTGGCTTTTACTTGTGAAGTGGGGGCCCACGGGCCGTGTTGCCAACACGTGCATCCCCTCGGGCGGGTGCGCCGCCATCAGCAGGGCGCTGAGGGTGGTCCTTGGTTGGCGAGGTAAAACCCAGCCATCTTGGCCGCCTCTTGTACTGTTCTACGCCTAGATCTAGCCTCTATGACTCGAATCCCACTCAGTGATGAATGCTTGTATGAGATGTATATGATGTAAATTTGGGATTAAGTTTGGAAGCTGCTAGACGTAGATCCAGGTCGCTACCAAACGTTTCTGTGATAGATTCGTTCAAAAAACGTACCTATGTGCTTTGGATAGTGCCTATGGGGCATTTTATCTGCTCGGTTATGGGAAGAATTAGGGTTCCTAACTCTAAATCATTCTATGTGTTCTTGACCTTCTTTCTTAATCTATTCTTGGTCGTGGATCAAAGGATCCCGAGCCCTTGCGGTCTCTGCTGACTCGATTTTATGAACTAGGGTTAGGAGAAAACCCTAACTCTCTGCAGTTTGAATCTAACTCGGTTCATGTGGTCTTAGTCGAGACTCTGTCTCCGATAGATTTTGATCTATGAACTTAGGGTTTGTAAACCCTAAACTGAGCCTTTCTCCGTTCTTATTTCTCAGGGTGATTGAAAGGTGATGTTAACCTGAGTCTAATCACTTTGACCCAAGACCTTTTCTGTGATCTCAAAATCAAGTGGGGATTAGGAGATCTAGGGTTACTTCGGTTGGCATCAATGCCATTGTTAGATTCTGTGGTGCCTAGGATCAATTCCTAAGCCCGTAGAATATCAATCTATAATGAAAAAACCTCGATGATGTGTAGATCTAATCTACTGAGAGGTGTAGGTAGACACACCTTCATTGTTGTTGTTCATTGGGACAGCGATGGCAGCAGCGTCATGCATCGTAGACCCGCCTCCTCCTGCTCCACCTCCCTGCATGTTCTGGCAAGGTTGTTGTTCGTCGTCGTCGGTCGACGGTGGATCACCTCCTCCAGTAGCACATGCAGGTGGCTCGGATCCCGTGTCCGTTGAGGTGATCATGGAGCTCGACGCCATAGATCATAGATGATGGGGACCTGTGTGGATGACGATTAGGGTTTGTGGTCAATACCCGTCGTCCCCCTTAATCTTATTTATATGACGTCGTGTGAACGGGACCGCAACCAACGGTTAGGATAACACTTCCATCAAGGACACGGTTAGACGGTTAGGATTAACTCTACCCGATTCCTGTTAACCGGCTCGCGTAGAGCACACACCCTAACACATATAACTAATATAATGATATTTATTTGGCGTCATAGGTGTTTAGAGTTTTTAGTATAGATTTAGTCAAACTTAAAATAGTTTGATTTCTTGAAATTGAGAACCGTATTTATTTTAGGACGGAGGGATTCCGTCGGCATATGTACTTATATAATAACACTGCAGAAAGTACAAGTATAAAAGAAGAAGAAATTTGTTATCATTCGTCATTGGCCAATCTAGGGATCGGCTTCAACAACATATTTTCCGCAACACAATTAGGTTTTTtggtaaaaagaaaagaaacaggACACGTTTgcggagcccaaatataaactggCCTCAAAATAGTGACTCCAGCTCAGGTTCAGCAGCCTTCCTGTTCATGCACATGCATGGATATATCTGATCCACATATATCGTGAGTACAGGATAAATATAGTGGTTTCCATCTTTAAATGCGCTTTTGCATCGATAAATCACTCTCTTTAGCACCCCCTTCGCCATTTTCGTTACTACTACAGCAGCATTAACCCATAGAGACAATTTAGTAGATCTAGTAGTTTGATTAATTTATTAACTCCATACACTGTTGGTTTCAGGGTAAGTGAATCTTGTTATATCATATGATTCTCTTCTTGTTTCTTTTATTTCCTTCTGTTTCGATTCAAGCATGTAGCGTGTTGGTTGCATTTTGGAACCGGTTCTTGCTAATTTGGCCGATCTCTAATTTTTACGTGGCGGAATTGGGTTGGTCAGTGGACCCGACCGAGGCCGACGGCCAATCAATCAAGAACGCCACCGCACCGCTGGTCAGGGCGCGTTGGGCCTGCAATGGGGGGCGATCACCATCTGCAACTGCGCAGGCCGGCGTCGATCGGGAAGATCGCGGTGCCGGAGAAGAAGTCCCTGTTCCTCCACGCCGCCAGCGCGTCGCCCGGGCACTACCAGCAGCAACAGGGCGGCGCCTCCTCGCACGAGGCGCCCGCCGTGAGCGTCACGCCGCGGACGGCCACGAATaagcagcagctgcacctgccggcGAGCCCCCGGGCGTGCCTCTGCTCACCAACCGTGCACGCCGGCTCGTTCCGGTGCAGGCTCCACCGCGGCGTCgggggtggcggcggcggtggcgattCCGTCGGCTCCGGCCTCCAAGAGATGAGCAGCAGGAAGCCCGGCGTATGACGACGACGCGGCGCGGCGGGCGACGAGCGCTCGTACGCCTTACCGCAAACGCGCAGGTGCAATGCATGGCCAAGGCAAACGCACAGGTGCAACAATGCATGGCCAAGGCAAACGCGCAGGTCCAACAATGCATGGCCAAGGCCAAATGTTTTAGATGTTCTGTTGTTGTCCCCTCTCATTTGTCGTCGCTGTATGCAGAGGAAGGGgatcttttttctttctttcttctgTACCTTTCCTGGTAAGTTGTAAGGATTCTTACACTCTCAGAGCCGATTTGGCGTGGATCTCCTTTATTTCTCTGCCCACTAAATCAGCTCTTAGCAACGGTTCGAACTACAGGAACCGGAACACGATCCTTCTCGAAACGGCTGAGGGGTAGACCCGCGTTGTGGCGAGTGGGAGGCACGACACTACTCAATTTTCTATTTTTAGTGGACCTCCTATTTTATTGAC
It encodes:
- the LOC103638704 gene encoding uncharacterized protein is translated as MGGDHHLQLRRPASIGKIAVPEKKSLFLHAASASPGHYQQQQGGASSHEAPAVSVTPRTATNKQQLHLPASPRACLCSPTVHAGSFRCRLHRGVGGGGGGGDSVGSGLQEMSSRKPGV